The Equus quagga isolate Etosha38 chromosome 2, UCLA_HA_Equagga_1.0, whole genome shotgun sequence genome has a window encoding:
- the ZNF239 gene encoding zinc finger protein 239 has product MFCKNKPQDPQESKSLFVTEESTERRVTEGSSPPRDRCSENLQIKLVSDVTELVPPLFTGEAICQNGQLKASLDPFDCNHKEVCGWKSQVASRSHQRAHTEEKPCNRYDCGKILSSSSDGHPREKIHTAEKRYRCSRCGEDFSESSALLLHQRDHTGEKPYKCEQCGKGFTRSSSLLIHRAVHTDEKPYKCDKCGKGFTRSSSLLIHHAVHTGEKPYKCDRCGKGFSQSSKLHIHQRVHTGEKPYECGECGMSFSQRSNLHIHQRVHTGERPYKCGECGKGFSQSSNLHIHRCIHTGEKPYQCYECGKGFSQSSDLRIHLRVHTGEKPYHCGKCGKGFSQSSKLLIHQRVHTGEKPYECSKCGKGFSQSSNLHIHQRVHRKEPR; this is encoded by the coding sequence ATGTTCTGTAAGAATAAGCCCCAGGATCCTCAGGAAAGCAAAAGTCTGTTTGTAACTGAAGAAAGCACTGAGAGAAGAGTGACAGAGGGGAGTAGTCCTCCGAGGGACCGTTGTTCAGAGAACCTTCAGATTAAGCTTGTGTCTGATGTAACAGAACTGGTCCCACCATTGTTCACTGGTGAGGCAATCTGCCAGAATGGCCAGTTGAAAGCATCCTTGGATCCCTTCGACTGTAACCACAAAGAGGTTTGTGGTTGGAAATCACAGGTGGCCAGTCGTAGTCATCAGAGAGCTCACACAGAAGAGAAACCCTGTAACCGTTATGACTGTGGGAAAATATTGAGCTCTAGCTCAGATGGCCATCCACGTGAGAAAATCCACACTGCAGAGAAACGCTATAGATGTAGTCGGTGTGGTGAGGACTTCAGTGAGAGCTCGGCACTGCTGCTTCATCAGAGAGaccacacaggagagaagccctacAAATGTGAGCAGTGCGGGAAGGGCTTCACCAGGAGCTCGAGTCTCCTCATCCATCGGGCAGTCCACACGGATGAGAAACCTTACAAGTGTGACAAGTGTGGGAAGGGCTTCACGAGGAGTTCAAGTCTGCTCATTCATCACGCAGTCCATACAGGCGAGAAACCTTATAAATGTGACAGGTGTGGGAAGGGCTTTAGTCAGAGCTCCAAACTGCACATCCACCAGCGCGTGCACACTGGCGAGAAGCCCTATGAGTGTGGTGAGTGTGGGATGAGCTTCAGTCAGCGCTCTAACCTGCACATCCATCAGCGAGTCCACACGGGAGAGAGGCCCTACAAATGTGGAGAGTGCGGGAAGGGCTTCAGTCAGAGTTCAAACCTTCACATCCACCGGTGCATACACACAGGCGAGAAGCCCTACCAGTGCTATGAGTGTGGGAAGGGCTTCAGCCAGAGCTCGGACCTCCGCATCCATCTCAGggtccacactggagagaagccctatcaCTGCGGCAAGTGTGGGAAGGGCTTCAGCCAGAGCTCCAAACTCCTCATCCACCAGAGAGtgcacactggagagaagccttaTGAGTGCAGCAAGTGTGGGAAGGGCTTCAGCCAGAGCTCCAACCTCCACATCCACCAGCGGGTTCACAGGAAAGAGCCCCGCTAA